In Magnolia sinica isolate HGM2019 chromosome 16, MsV1, whole genome shotgun sequence, the genomic window AAACTCTCCATGGAGGGAGAGTCCTTTCTCCTCCAGCATGAAGAAATTTACACCGTTGATCTCAGTctatctttcttctcttctcaacTCCAATTCCTCCATCTTCAACAGATTCTACTCGTTCCGTTCTCTCAACAACAACAGGCCTTTCCCAGATTACTCCCCCAAGAGGCCCACCATCAAAGACTCTCAATTCATTGACAATCTCTCCACCTCCATTAAGCATCGCCGCTCCGAACCCATCTCCCGCATCTTAAAACCCTTCGAATCCCAATTCAAATCCGATCACTTCATCTGGGTCCTCATGAAAATCAAGAACGATTATCATCTGGCATTGGATTTCTTCGACTGGGCGCAGGCCCGTAAAAACCCATCGGTTGAAGCTCAGTCGATCATGGTGCATATCTCTGTTGCTTCCAAGCACCCATCAACAGCTCGCAGCCTCATTCGCAAGCTGTGGGTGAGGCCTGGTTTAGAAATCTGTTCACTGAGGTATTTCATCGAGCAGTTGATATACACTTACAAGGACTGGGGTTCGGATCCCCTCGTCTTTGACATTCTCTTCCAGGTCCTCGTCGAGGCTGGAATGGTTGATGGGGCAATGTATCTGTTTAACCGGATATTGAATTATGGGGTGGTTACCTCTGTTGATTCGTGTAACGTCCTCCTGGCCTGTTTGTCGTCTGATCGGATTGACGCGGCATTGAAGGTCTTTAGCGAATTTCCTGACGTGGGTCTTTGTTGGAATACTGCATCGTataacatcatcatcaacattttGTGTAAAGCAGAGAGAATGAAAGAAGCCCATGCGCTTCTCAGTGAAATGGAGTTGAAGGTCTGTCCACCTGATGTTATTAGTTATAGTACGGTCATCGACGGGTACTGTCGAGTTGGGGAGCTTTCAAAGGCATTAGAACTTGCTGCTGAGATGGGTGTTAAGGGTTTGAATCCAAACCCATTTACTTATAACAGTATAATTGTTCATCTTTGCAAGACTGGCAAGGGCGCAGATGCAGAGACGGTACTGAGGGAAATGATTAGTCATGGAGTACTTCCGGATAATGTTGTCTTTACGACTCTCATTGATGGGTTCTGCAAGCTTGGGAATTTGCCGGCTGCCTTCCATCTAGTAGACGAAATGAAGACCCGAGGACTCAGTTTCGATGCTGTAACCTACACTGCACTGATTAGTGGGCTTTGCCGAAGTGGGATGATGGTTGAAGCGGATAGGATCTTTCAGGAGATGGGCAGTAAGGGGTGGGCCCCAGATGAAGTTACTTACACCGTGCTTGTCGATGGGTATTGCAAGAACAGTCAGATGAACAAGGCATTTGATCTTcacaatcagatggttaggatgggATTGACACCTACAGTGGTGACTTATACCACACTGGCTGATGGACTATGTAAACAAGGGGAGGTAGAAACTGCGAATGAGCTTCTGCATGAGACATGCAGAAAGGGCCTAGTGCTGAATTTATGCACATATAACTCCCTGATCAATGGTCTTTGCAAAACGGGACAGATAGAACAGGCGGTTAAGCTCATGAAAGATATGGAGTTGGCAGGGCTCAATCCAGATACTATTACTTATACGACTCTGATGGATGCTTACTGCAAAGCGGGTGAGATGGGTCGTGCCCACGAACTCCTTCGTGAGATGCTGGATAATGGGCTCCAACCAACTGTTGTGACGTTTAATGTATTGATGAACGGCTTTTGTACATTGGGGATGGTTGAAGACGGCAAGAGACTGTTGAGTTGGATGGCGGAGAAGGGTATCATGCCGAACACCACCACATATAATTCGCTGATGAAGCAATACAGTATTAGGAATGATATGCGGGCTGCAACTGAGATTTATAGACAGATGTGCGCCTGGGGTGTTCTGCCTGATTGCAATACATACAACATACTGATCAAGGGTCATTGCAAAGCAAGGAACATGAAAGAGGCATGCTACTTCCATGGTGAGATGATCGAGAAGGGGTTTAAGCTTAGAGTTAGTTCCTACAATGCGCTCATCAAAGGACTTGCAAGAAAGAAGAGATTGGCAGAAGCCAGGAAACTGTTTGATGAGATGAGGGCGGAAGGTTCGACCGCAGATAGGGAGATATATAACATTTTCATTGACTTAAACTATAATGATGGAAATGTTGAAACTTCCCTTGAGCTTTGTGATGAGACGATAGAGAAATGTCTCATGGGTAAGATTCATGGGCAAGATTCACTTGATAACATGAAGGAAAAGGCAGCGCAGTAAATTAAGATGCACTCCCAAATTAAGGCTGCACTGTCTCACATTATTTTCCATTACTGGAAGGCGAAGATTTGTTCTCGGCTCTGCACCACAAATTGCAAGTGATTTGAAGTACGGTTGGATGTTTATGAGGTCCATGACATGATAAGTTATATCGTATGATATGTGGGCAGTCActgtgctttaaaaaaaaaataaaaaaatctcagtTTCGTTGAAGCTCTTGTGCTGCCCTGAAGGATGTTGAAGATTGTGGGCCCAATTTTTCTTCCCCACAAATATTTGATTCTCGCAGATTTGTCTGTGTAGCACCAGCCTTCTGCACTCAAACATTGGTAAGTTCCTTTTCTTCCCTATCATTCATTAGCAAATATTGAATGATTcaatattgaatatatatatttttttaccttTACTTACCACTAGTTCCAATTAGTGTTAAAAATGTACTGGACCATTCAGTCTGATTATGTGTGTGTGGGTGAGGTAGGGTTGGGTGCGGGGTTGTTTGGGGGGTGAGGCATCGTGCTTGAATCATCGATCAgaacaaaaagagagagaaaaaaaaagattggAGTTTGGAATGCTTAAAATATCAACTGAGTTGGCTCGgctaatattttcttttgaattccaTGTTAATAGAAGTAAGAGAACCAAATGGTAATTAAACAGTAGAATATTAATTAGGGCTACGGTTATAAAAATCTGATAACTTGCTCTCTGATTTGATATATTCTGGTTGAATTTCTGCATTCTCTAGTCTTGATTTCTATCCAGTTACAGGTGGTTGAAACTTGGATCAGAATCTTGAAAATTTTGCCCTTTTTTGTAAACTTTGTATTTTCTTATGTACAGCTTTGGATATGTGAACTTTAAGATTGCTGGAATTAGAACTAAGAGCtggatttatatgtttttatTGGATTTTATGTCCAGAGGTCTTGATTTGGAGCTGTGAATTTCATGTCGCTGTAATTGAAATTGTAAAGCTTGCTCTCTTTGTTTTCTGATTAAATTTTGATTACCCAAGATATGGATCTTGGTTCTTGAACTCTTGGGTAGCTGAAAATTAAATCATCGGCTTGATCTGCTTCAATTCTCAGTCCATACTAGCAAATATGTCATTGTGATGAAGAAAGGGGAATGCTTTCTTCTATATTTACAATCCATGGAACTTGGGCTGATGGGCCTTTCTAGCATGAGAGTAAGTTCTCACTGTTGATGAATCATGCCCATTTTATATTCTCAACAGGACTATTCTATGGTCCCAAGTTCATCgtcgttgtcatcatcatcatcatctaaaccttatcccaattcCCAagttcccaactaattggggttggcctCAAAGTGAGCCAATTTATGACATACAAATTCAGCCGGTGCACACTTCAGTGGTACCAGTAGGTGTGGGACTCACATGATTTATTAAGgctatccaacccgttcatcggATTTGTCACCTCAGATTACCCTGGGTgcaaaaaaatcagcctgatccaacacTCACATTGGCCATAACACGTGGAACAATTTGAGAGGgtacatccacccttgatttacaTAGGGCCCATGTGAATTTTGAAACTGCCTGATTTTCAGCCTGATCCTTGGATGAAGGGTCTGAAATGGCCTGGATTTCATATGCACAACAGGGTGGGCCTCCATGAAAATCCGGGGTAGACGTTCCCTGCAGTGTGGCCTATCTGATTCACGGACATCCTGACTTTAGGGCCATAGGGGTAACATGCTCTGATGCATATGATGGATGTTTTGGATCTCatgcattcatcatgtgggcctcacatcttcCCAGTACCATTGTAGCCTACGGTTGTACCTGTGCCACTGGAGTGCGCCTCAATTCAGCCAACTTGCGATGGAATCCTGTTGGCATCTTGTACTTTCATTTGTGTTTCAAAGCTTTTGAAAAGGCATTATGGATTGAAGCATGATGAATCAGTGTTTCATGATAATAGCATCTTTTGGTGCATCTGTTTTTATTAATTTGTTTAGATTGTTTTCTATTTGCATATCAGACGTAATCAGCTGTACTGTGGAAACAAGGCACATCATACTGATAATTTTGCTGTATATAAAATCAATTAATCTTGAATTCATAGCTTCAAAGCCTCAGATTGTGGCAACATAGAATCCAGTGATGGGATAACGCCTTCATGTTGCCTTTGCCAGATACGCACCCCATGGATGTCATCTCCGTGCAAATCGGCTCATATACTCATGTTCATTTGAGAGAACCGGATTAGTTTTATGTATCTTTATCTCTCAGTCATACTTCAACTACAATTGATGCTTGAGGGAATATGTatcatgaagaaaaagaagaatacgtatcatgaagaaaaagaagaagaaaagagggacTGTTCGAGTAAACACACATGCCAGCAGAATAGCAGCTGAGAGCCCTAGACAAGATTCATACATGTCAAGACTAGTACTTTTTTGTCCTAAAATATGGATCTATGTACTGAAATCCAATGCctcgttttctttctttcttgcttgCTCTTATCTATTCTATTCTTGTCTTTGTTCAATGATGTGGCAACCCTATTTGCGCAGCATGTACTTTGTTTAAATATAAAGGATTTTTACATGCTAAAAGCTATTTGTGCTAGTAATATCTTTCTAGACTTTATTATTTCTTCTACACCTTTTGATTAGCCAATTTTCATTGTAAAGGAGATTGCCTTGCACGATAATTATATTGCAGGGTTTTCTTCTGCTCAATATCGCACTTGACCATACCCAGATGACTTAGGAATTATGCTCTGTTCTATATATATTCCTTTACATAGCTTGCATAGAGTACTGTTTGTTTGCACACGTTAAGATCAGCTTCATTTATGCTCTCTCGAAATTTCACAATTATTTCgcatttatttttggattttaatTCTTATATCTAAAAAAAGGAGATTTTATTGTCAGTGCTAGAATTTAATCTGGTCTAAGTAACTAGGATTTCTAGATCATGTAAATTATTCTACTAGAGTGCAAATTTGCAACTCAAATCATAGAATTTCTATACAGCTCCTCCTCATGGTTTGGACAGCAAACTTGTGTGGTGATCAGGGCTGTTTATCTACAGGGCGAGTACATGGATGGGGGATATCTCAAAAGGGGATTGGACTGCAGtagccatccaattggtggctgCAAAAGCTCAAAACAAAGCAATGTTTGCACTTAAAGAGCAGAACTCACAACAACGGATGCTCAGAGTTCCAATCACTGTGACTTTTGGCCTGTACCAAATCacattggcccaccaaatcaacagtcTCGATCACCACCACATGTTTGCCACATGTACTAGGAGTAGTGACCTGCAATGTTTTCCGTATcattattgcgtaatgtatcgcacccgtgggatatggatacatatcggttatcgcatgggatataccTGTTGTATCGCGTAATATATCGCttttgttgggaaacatgggaaacattgggaaattgatcgattttttcaatgaaacttcagggattgttaaaaaagacatcaatatacacttataaatcaaaatattactAAAAAattcacataataggtttcctttgtatggggtcataATCTATGCTCTGTCTGATTGAACTGATGCAagcatattcaaagtctattcatttAGTTTATatatgtaagaagacatgtatggaaacacaagcaatacattcaaaagaaaaagaagaatcactagatttggtgacatatatgtttgattttgtatttgcACATACTGCaaccaatttgcgagaaattgaaaattttcgatttttcctaattttttgcaacttggcccatctcccaaaatctcaaaatcaaagttccaaatccatgacatttcattcaaatccatgatttaacatgatttacagcaaaattaaaaaaaaaaaaagaataaaaaatccaCGATGCTCACTGGATTAAACAAATGGTATATaccggcactacctgtgcatttcgtattgcacagatgggatacaagatatatcgtgggatacatCAGCCAATATTGTCGATACTGAAGACATTGGTGACCTGCATGGTACTTCAATGACCCAAGTTGCATATCTGTAGTCTGTGTCATTTTACCTAATCATGTTTCAAGCAagctgcagtgtggtccagtttgtGTTGTCTATGAATATAGCCACAAGGTGAGCATGAGGCATATAGGAATGAACTATAGAT contains:
- the LOC131228957 gene encoding pentatricopeptide repeat-containing protein At1g05670, mitochondrial — translated: MKKFTPLISVYLSSLLNSNSSIFNRFYSFRSLNNNRPFPDYSPKRPTIKDSQFIDNLSTSIKHRRSEPISRILKPFESQFKSDHFIWVLMKIKNDYHLALDFFDWAQARKNPSVEAQSIMVHISVASKHPSTARSLIRKLWVRPGLEICSLRYFIEQLIYTYKDWGSDPLVFDILFQVLVEAGMVDGAMYLFNRILNYGVVTSVDSCNVLLACLSSDRIDAALKVFSEFPDVGLCWNTASYNIIINILCKAERMKEAHALLSEMELKVCPPDVISYSTVIDGYCRVGELSKALELAAEMGVKGLNPNPFTYNSIIVHLCKTGKGADAETVLREMISHGVLPDNVVFTTLIDGFCKLGNLPAAFHLVDEMKTRGLSFDAVTYTALISGLCRSGMMVEADRIFQEMGSKGWAPDEVTYTVLVDGYCKNSQMNKAFDLHNQMVRMGLTPTVVTYTTLADGLCKQGEVETANELLHETCRKGLVLNLCTYNSLINGLCKTGQIEQAVKLMKDMELAGLNPDTITYTTLMDAYCKAGEMGRAHELLREMLDNGLQPTVVTFNVLMNGFCTLGMVEDGKRLLSWMAEKGIMPNTTTYNSLMKQYSIRNDMRAATEIYRQMCAWGVLPDCNTYNILIKGHCKARNMKEACYFHGEMIEKGFKLRVSSYNALIKGLARKKRLAEARKLFDEMRAEGSTADREIYNIFIDLNYNDGNVETSLELCDETIEKCLMGKIHGQDSLDNMKEKAAQ